A single region of the Anomaloglossus baeobatrachus isolate aAnoBae1 chromosome 2, aAnoBae1.hap1, whole genome shotgun sequence genome encodes:
- the UBL3 gene encoding ubiquitin-like protein 3 has protein sequence MVVLAGRPSSEKFEKTWEYFALQKVAPCGVLMGISGFQKRYVSTIKSVRTQFIHRFPGGIIEELHREEMLQNCGDWEEEQVSSPCILRLIYQGRFLHGNVTLGALKLPLGKTTVMHLVARETLPEPNSQGQRNREKTGESNCCVIL, from the exons ATGGTGGTCCTGGCAGGTCGTCCATCTTCTGAGAAGTTTGAGAAGACCTGGGAATACTTTGCTCTGCAGAAGGTCGCACCGTGCGGAGTATTGATGGGAATCTCTGGATTCCAGAAACGATAC GTCAGCACCATTAAATCAGTGCGGACACAATTTATTCatagatttccaggaggaataattgAGGAACTGCACCGTGAAGAGATGCTGCAGAATTGTGGAG ACTGGGAAGAGGAGCAGGTCAGCAGTCCGTGCATTCTCCGACTCATTTATCAAGGACGTTTTCTCCACGGCAATGTGACTTTAGGAG CATTAAAACTTCCACTTGGCAAGACAACAGTGATGCACTTGGTTGCCAGAGAGACATTGCCAGAGCCAAATTCTCAAG GTCAAAGAAACCGCGAGAAGACTGGAGAGAGCAATTGCTGTGTAATTCTGTAA